In a single window of the Terriglobus roseus genome:
- a CDS encoding phosphotransferase: MIPEEKQVAVRRALQTAFRVDKFEGAERLTRGLSSAQIYRITIGGRDYLLRVILRTDAIADPTRQFACMRAAALAGIAPGVLYESVEDRVLISEFVVSQPFPTNMAERMAATLRVLHRLPAFPKIMSYLEVMDGAVQRFLASGLLMQEQMAAFRDGYERLKASYPHDEADQVSCHNDLKPDNVIFDGQQIWLVDWEAAFLNDRYTELAVVSNFYLEEGKAEAYLQTYFGETPGQRRLLKFYLMRQWMHCIYAAFFLTSSVRLGATLDVAMELPEFREYHRRLVAFEVHLLDGQHQAEYGLLHLRKVIREMRTERFADAVTAMIAIS, translated from the coding sequence ATGATTCCAGAGGAGAAACAGGTGGCGGTACGGAGGGCGTTGCAGACAGCATTCCGTGTGGATAAGTTCGAGGGGGCGGAGCGCCTGACACGGGGACTGAGTTCCGCGCAGATCTATCGGATCACGATAGGCGGAAGGGATTACCTGCTGCGAGTGATCCTGCGAACGGATGCAATTGCAGATCCCACACGGCAGTTTGCATGCATGCGGGCTGCGGCGCTGGCGGGGATTGCTCCAGGCGTGCTGTACGAAAGCGTTGAGGACCGGGTGTTGATTTCGGAGTTTGTGGTGTCGCAGCCGTTCCCGACGAACATGGCGGAACGCATGGCTGCGACTCTGCGCGTGTTGCACCGCCTCCCGGCGTTCCCGAAGATCATGAGCTACCTGGAAGTGATGGATGGAGCGGTTCAGCGCTTCCTTGCGTCCGGGCTCCTAATGCAAGAGCAAATGGCGGCGTTCCGCGACGGGTATGAGCGTCTGAAAGCGTCGTATCCGCACGACGAAGCAGACCAAGTGTCGTGTCACAACGATCTGAAACCGGACAATGTGATCTTCGATGGCCAACAGATCTGGTTGGTGGATTGGGAGGCGGCGTTTCTCAACGACCGCTATACCGAACTGGCGGTGGTCTCGAACTTCTACCTTGAGGAGGGAAAGGCAGAGGCTTACCTGCAGACCTACTTCGGAGAGACTCCCGGTCAGCGGAGACTGCTGAAGTTCTACCTGATGCGGCAGTGGATGCACTGCATCTACGCTGCGTTCTTTCTAACGTCGTCGGTGCGGCTAGGGGCGACGCTGGATGTCGCCATGGAACTGCCCGAGTTCCGGGAGTACCATCGGCGGCTTGTAGCCTTCGAGGTTCACCTGCTCGACGGGCAGCACCAGGCGGAGTATGGGCTACTCCACCTTCGGAAGGTGATCAGAGAGATGCGAACGGAGCGCTTTGCGGACGCAGTGACGGCAATGATTGCTATTAGCTAG
- a CDS encoding YbaB/EbfC family nucleoid-associated protein yields MDMSKLQEMMGQAQHMQEQMEQKLATTTAEASSGGGLVTARVNGKKELLRLKIDPTALAASSGDVEMLEDLITAAINEAGRKADEQMQAATSGMLGGMDLGKLLG; encoded by the coding sequence ATGGATATGAGCAAGCTGCAGGAGATGATGGGCCAGGCCCAGCATATGCAGGAACAGATGGAACAGAAGCTGGCCACAACGACCGCGGAAGCCAGCAGCGGCGGCGGCCTGGTGACGGCGCGAGTCAATGGCAAAAAGGAACTGCTGCGCCTGAAGATCGATCCCACGGCCCTTGCCGCCAGCAGTGGCGACGTTGAGATGCTGGAAGACCTGATCACCGCAGCGATTAACGAAGCGGGACGTAAGGCCGACGAACAGATGCAGGCAGCCACCAGCGGCATGCTGGGCGGCATGGACCTGGGAAAGCTGCTCGGGTAA
- a CDS encoding serine hydrolase: protein MSKAFRKLSLRGLCIAATLAGLCSSLRAQEPEAAIRQVIAQHHGSIALYAHQLNTGKTISIDADKPVQTASTIKLALLWTALREISLGRATWDEKVTLKPREGVAGSGILHFLDTPVTLTLKDVATMMVIVSDNTATNLMIDRFPTKLVDDNMAALGYAETWLYKKVFKPADGPMPADQPKFGLGKTTPKQIGQLMEKIGRCDVDLPGQPKVDQTKADAACNVAIDMLRNQFYRDTIPRYLEKLDNTERGSGIASKTGSLDATRSDVAIIAAKSGPIVLAVYTYDNADKGWSVDNEGEVAIAKIAQAVVEAWSPTGIDGKSLTPGLGLRPDNGKEASK, encoded by the coding sequence GTGTCGAAGGCGTTTCGTAAGCTGTCCTTGCGCGGCCTTTGCATCGCTGCCACGCTTGCTGGCTTGTGCTCCTCTCTGCGCGCGCAGGAGCCGGAAGCCGCGATCCGGCAGGTCATCGCACAACACCACGGAAGTATCGCGCTCTATGCCCACCAGCTCAACACGGGCAAGACGATTAGTATCGACGCGGACAAGCCGGTACAGACGGCAAGCACCATCAAGCTGGCACTGTTATGGACTGCGCTGCGCGAGATTTCACTTGGCCGCGCCACATGGGACGAGAAGGTCACCCTGAAACCGCGCGAGGGCGTCGCAGGATCAGGCATCCTGCATTTCCTCGATACGCCGGTCACGCTCACGCTGAAAGACGTCGCCACCATGATGGTCATCGTCAGCGACAACACCGCCACGAACCTCATGATCGATCGCTTTCCGACGAAGCTGGTCGATGACAACATGGCAGCGCTCGGCTACGCCGAAACATGGCTCTATAAGAAGGTCTTCAAGCCCGCAGACGGCCCGATGCCCGCAGACCAGCCGAAGTTCGGCCTTGGCAAGACGACACCGAAGCAGATCGGGCAGTTGATGGAGAAGATTGGCCGCTGTGATGTAGACCTGCCCGGCCAGCCGAAAGTTGATCAAACAAAGGCCGACGCAGCCTGCAACGTCGCCATCGACATGCTGCGCAACCAGTTCTATCGCGACACGATTCCGCGCTACCTGGAGAAACTCGACAACACCGAACGAGGCAGCGGCATCGCCTCGAAGACGGGCTCGCTGGACGCCACGCGGTCCGACGTGGCCATCATCGCGGCAAAGTCCGGTCCCATCGTCCTCGCGGTCTACACCTACGACAATGCCGACAAAGGCTGGAGCGTCGATAACGAAGGCGAGGTCGCCATCGCTAAGATCGCGCAGGCTGTCGTCGAAGCGTGGTCGCCCACCGGCATCGATGGCAAGTCACTGACACCCGGCCTGGGCCTCCGTCCCGACAA